From a region of the Flavobacterium branchiarum genome:
- a CDS encoding GNAT family N-acetyltransferase has product MATIECRNKKTVLLANAVDKESIDFKIEKARSIHILWINEICEVTLLSAIARGSGISGRSPQLLETKMKKGEAIIAFAPDGRWAGFSFISSWENGRYVSNSGLIVAPEFRYTGLAKSIKRKIFELSAEMYPTAKIFSLTTGLAVMKMNHELGFEPVTYGELTSDRQFWENCKTCVNYAILTSKERKNCLCTATLFSPNDNSICG; this is encoded by the coding sequence ATGGCAACTATTGAGTGTAGAAACAAAAAAACTGTATTATTAGCCAATGCAGTAGATAAAGAATCAATTGATTTTAAAATTGAAAAAGCAAGATCCATTCATATTTTGTGGATAAACGAAATTTGTGAAGTTACGCTCTTATCTGCTATTGCTCGTGGAAGTGGTATATCTGGGCGTTCACCTCAATTGCTTGAAACAAAAATGAAAAAAGGAGAAGCTATTATTGCGTTTGCACCAGATGGTAGATGGGCTGGTTTTTCTTTTATATCTTCTTGGGAAAACGGTCGCTATGTCTCAAATTCTGGACTTATTGTAGCACCAGAATTTAGGTATACAGGATTAGCTAAAAGTATCAAGAGAAAGATTTTTGAATTAAGTGCTGAAATGTACCCAACTGCTAAAATATTTAGTCTTACAACTGGTCTAGCAGTAATGAAAATGAATCATGAACTGGGTTTTGAACCTGTAACATATGGAGAATTGACAAGTGATAGGCAATTTTGGGAAAATTGTAAAACTTGTGTCAATTATGCAATTCTAACTAGTAAAGAAAGAAAAAATTGTTTGTGTACGGCAACGCTTTTCAGTCCTAATGATAACAGTATTTGTGGTTAG
- a CDS encoding alpha/beta hydrolase, which yields MLKIKFAILFTLFVAKCYSQEIMPYEKSIENADNYNFHNYQILQAEENFNISGTLITPKDNYDRIVIIVPGSGKDTRNSHFLLTQHLLDNKIAVFRYDERGVGLTGGKYSTHAYTLSNMVSDFTFVFNDLKNDKMFVNKKIGLLGHSFGGLVTIESIEKGVKCDFLIQWAAPVQRAKDLFKYQIKTGINKQEKTLNYASDEMKFAVMDSIQKIIDDNSTLDNSTLRKTIFKSLKKYGYNKEDYGWYISYRSYFDLLRKDFIPIYKKIEIPTLYIIGDNDVFVDPNESIKVLESLNNEKISLKVFKTLNHYLNKNERMELNIAIYEINKDAKEYISNWILNSN from the coding sequence ATGTTAAAAATTAAGTTCGCAATTTTATTTACTCTATTTGTTGCAAAATGCTATAGTCAAGAAATTATGCCTTACGAAAAAAGCATTGAGAATGCTGATAATTATAATTTTCATAATTATCAAATATTGCAAGCTGAAGAAAATTTTAATATTTCAGGAACATTGATTACACCTAAAGATAATTATGATAGAATTGTAATAATTGTGCCTGGATCTGGAAAAGATACCAGAAATTCTCATTTTCTTTTAACACAACATTTGTTAGATAATAAAATAGCGGTCTTTAGGTACGACGAAAGAGGTGTCGGTTTAACAGGAGGGAAATACAGTACTCACGCGTACACATTGTCAAATATGGTAAGTGATTTTACTTTTGTTTTCAATGATTTGAAGAATGATAAAATGTTTGTGAATAAAAAAATCGGTTTATTAGGTCATAGTTTTGGAGGTCTTGTTACAATTGAATCCATCGAAAAAGGAGTAAAGTGTGATTTTTTAATTCAATGGGCTGCCCCTGTACAAAGAGCTAAGGATCTTTTTAAATATCAAATTAAAACAGGTATTAATAAGCAAGAAAAAACACTTAATTATGCAAGTGACGAAATGAAATTTGCAGTAATGGATAGCATTCAGAAAATCATTGACGACAATTCTACGCTTGACAATTCGACTTTGAGAAAAACCATATTTAAGTCTTTAAAAAAATATGGTTACAATAAAGAGGACTATGGATGGTACATTTCATATCGTTCCTATTTCGATTTATTGAGAAAAGATTTCATTCCCATATATAAAAAAATTGAAATACCTACTTTGTATATAATAGGAGATAATGATGTTTTTGTGGATCCGAATGAAAGCATAAAAGTTCTTGAGAGTCTCAATAATGAAAAAATAAGTCTCAAAGTATTTAAAACTTTAAATCATTATTTAAACAAAAACGAACGAATGGAGCTCAATATAGCTATTTATGAAATTAATAAAGACGCCAAAGAATATATAAGTAATTGGATTTTGAATAGTAATTGA